CCCGCCACCTTCCAGTTCTTCCTCTTGCTCCTCTTCTCCGGCACTTCACTCTGCCTCTCGGGCACGGAGCTGGgacacttctttctctttcttgggGGCCgcttctccttcttcccctcGGATTCAGTGtcctcagagctgctggtgctggagctgcttgcATGGGAAAAGTCACTCTCCTGCCCAGAAGAAGAGGTAGGTTCCTTGGCAGGCACTTTCCTGGGCTTTTTCTTGCGcttgtgttttcctttccagGTGCTCGGAGTCTCCTCTCCCGAGCCCTCGCTCTCCACCCGGGAGGAATCTGTGGAAGTTCTCCcctgctcctttttctttttcttcctctttttgtgagagcgctttttttgcttcttcttgtgggatttcttggtttttttccttttgtgggaCTCACGGGCTGTTTGCTTCCCCAGGTGGGATCTCTTCTTCCCATTGACAGCATTTTGCTCATCTTCTTGCTGATCACTGGAAAAAGAACAGGAGGAGCTGAACTGAAAGCCACTGAGTGATGAAACTCATTTATATCCAATCTGAAAGCCTGAAACATATTGGTGATTCTGCTGGGTGTaggttaaaaataattaattctgtcttaaaatcttatttttccACTCTCCAGGGTACTGCAAGAATTTATTTACCTCCCAGATTCACAGATTTTGGTAACTCCAGCTCAACCTGAGTATCTTAATTACTACAAAAGATTCTCCTAAGACTCACACCACATTAATGGATTTGACCTTTTTTCATGTAACAGTAAAGCTTTGCATTCAAGGCCGATCTCTATTCAAAATTTGAAACTCAGTTTGTAAAATTCCCTGCAGAACTTGTCCCTGCAGAAGGCAGGTTCTGGATCCATCAGCAAGTCTGTCTGCCTACCTGTCTGTGTCAAATTCTTCAGGGTACAACTCTTTATATCCACTGTGCCCCCACCTGTAAGAAATCAGAAGCATCCATTAAAAACAGACAATGTGTTTGaggacaaaaatccatctctGAAaagccagagccacagaatgaATCTGAGTTCAGATTCAGGGAGGAAGGAAATAGGACTGATTTGGTTGGTACTATTTAAACACACCTTATGCTCTCAGACTACAACACAGATTTCTTTAAAACAACCCTGGACTTGTGTTTCCTGAGATTTTTTAAGCTTAGGGGGCAGAGTAATAAATATTAAGCTTAGGGCTGGGCTTTTGCTGCTTACTGAAACTCCACTGAACAGAAATGTGTAGTTTTTTGGTACAAGGCTCCAAAAAAGATGTTTTAATTACAACCACAGCACATGAATTCCCCCACAGACCTGTCTGGCATGTTGGCTTCACATTCGTACAGCTTTTTATTCCAGGATCTGGCCCTGAGGAGATCATCTTCCACCAGGTCAAGGAACTGTGGGTTCCTGGTTTTCCAGTCTGCCCTGTGTCCCTCCTCATCGAAGCCATCGCTGCGCATCCGGCTGCTGCAGAGAGGGAACAGCTCCTTCAGATGGGCAAACACCTCCCACCCCCAGAGCCCCACTGAACCCCACCTAATTAATGGTACCTTGGAGATTTTACACCTAAATGAACACGTAAATGGTCAGGCTTAAGCAGGGGCCTGAGCTCTTTCCTGGGACTCACTGAGGAGAAAATAAGTATTTCTGTAATGTGTCTCACCTGGAGGTGTCTGACAGCATTCTGCTCTGCCTTTTCCAGTAAGTCTCTTCTGTCTGCTTCTCCCACTCCCTTATTTTCCACATTTCTGTCTCTTCCTGAAGCTGAAAGTCACAGAAGGGAAACAACTTTACCATCAGGGAAAATTCACAATCATGCAGCACATGAGCTCCAGTCTCAACGCTCCTGCTAGGAAAACTCACAGCCACCTTTCCATCCCCAAACAGAGGATTATTTACACATATCTGTGTCCAAAAGGAGAATCTCCTGGTGGTGGTTAGACCTGCTGAATTATAGCAGGGATTCATGAAGTAGTTTCCAAaacttaatggagttgcttaaTCTTGCACTAAAATCCTGCCTGTGCACAAAAAGTTCAAATTGTTTCGTGCAATTAAAAGCACATACACAGTGCAACAAAGAAATTAAGATCTATTAAAGATTTATTACTTTAAAAGTAAATATAGACACATTCCCTCACCGCGGTGAGAACTCAAGAAAAACGAGGTTAAACTGAAACTCGGGGAAACCGGAACGAGGTTAAACTGAAGTCGACACAAACAGCGTTATACCGAAAGTGACACTGAGGATGTCGATGTGGCCGATTCACCAAgctccttctctttctgccAAACACTCCCGCTCTCCTCTCCCGCATCAGCAGCGGGGCACGAAGCCTGTCCCGCACCCCCGAGATGTTCCCCCCTCACCGGCTGGCACCACCGGGATGTCCCCGCACACCGGGATGTACCAGGACCACCACCGGGACGTCCCCGCACCCCAGGGCGTGCTGTAGCCCCGGGATGTCCCCGCACCACCGGGATGTTCCCCCATGGCTGTGTGGCACCACCGGGCTGTCCCAGCACCCTCACGATGCCCCCGCACCCCGGGATGTCCCCGCACACCGAGATGTCCCCGCACACCGAGATGTCCCCGCACCCGGGGATGTCCCCTGCACCCCGGGGATGTCCCCGCACACCGAGATGTCCCTGCACGCCGGGATGTCCCCGCGCCCCCACAATGTCCCCGCACCCGGGGACGTCCCCGCACCCCGGGATGTCCCCTGCACCCCGGGGATGTCCCCTGCACCCCGGGGATGTCCCCACACTCCCACAATGTCCCCGcacccggggccgccccgctcAGCCCCGCAGGCCCCGCGaggcgcgggcggcgcgggcctCACCTTGTTGTGCGCTCCGGTGTGGCGGATGACGTTGCGCAGCAGCACCTTCCCCACGGGCACCCGGGACATGCTGCGGGCGCTGCAGCGGGCCCGGGCCGGGCGCGGTGCCGGCGGTGTTTGTttggcggcggcggggccgggccgggccgggccgggcgagGGACGCGGAAACGCGCGGGGCCGCGCGCGCGCCGCTTCCGGCGCCGTCTCCCGGGCAACGGGGCCGCCATGGCCGCCAGCGCCGTGAGGGCCGTGAGGGCCGCGGGGCTCCGGGCGGCCTCAGCTGACCCGAACCGAGCCGGTACCGCCGGGCCCGGCACCGCATCCAGCCCCGGCCTCTGCCCGCGCTGCCCCCGCGCCGCTCCCCGTCACTGGGACCGCCTGGAGTCCTGtgtgttggggaaaaaaaaaatccccagacaAACggcaaaaattcccagaaacatTGAGGTTGGGTAATGCTGGAAACTATATAACTTGTTAATAGTTTTAATCAATTACTTAACtaataaaattttaagtaaTGGTTTAAATCCAATTTTAACCGTTTCAATAGAACCTTTTGTAATAAGTATTAATTAAATTTCAAGtcttatttaaaatttaattaatagTTTTAATTACCTTTTAATTAATTGCTTTCCTTAAGCATGGATACTGTTCTTAGCCAGTATTTAGCAAAGTTACCATGAGCCACTTCTGCAGAAACACGGCTTGGGGAAAATGACTGAAACTTCTTGAAGTTTTGGAACAGAGGGGCCCCCGATAGAGGAGATTTCCAGTCGGGACAGCAGCCCTGTCCAgggaggggtcactgggaaGGACGCAAACAAGGGACCGCTCTAAACTGAGCTCAGAACTGAACTGCCCAAGGGCGGCTCTGCTTCCGAGGATTTCAAAGGTAAGGCAGCAGAAAGAACCTCGTGTTTTGTGTCCCCAGAAATGCTCACTGCTAATTCCCTGTCAGTAAATCGTGGATTTGAATTGTGTTTTAGGACAGCATCATTGAGGGTCCTGAGAAATACAAATTCCAGCTAGAGTTGCCAGACTGAAGAAACAGCCACAGCAGCGTTGGACAAAGCCAAAGGGGTGTTGTtgatcacagcagcagctgccaaggCAGGTCCTCAACTCCTGCATCCTGCCCAGTTCCTGGGCACAGATTGCACAACAAAAGCCCAGAGTGAGAATCTTTGGTGGTGATGGGGTTTAGGGTGTTTTTAATTCACTTTTTAATCACTGAGATGAGTATCTCGAATGCCTTTAGAAGGTGCAAGTAGAAAATTAAGGCTGGAGGAACAGTAGCACCAGcaaacttaggaaaaaaaatgagcaaatatTGTAAATATTCAAAGAATACTTGAATATTTAGTTACAGTACTTGTTATCTGCAGTTAAGAGCTGTAGTAAAGAACCACCAATGCCCACATGCTTTACTACACCATTCAAGGGACAGCAGTGACAGTGGTGATGtgtttttgttaaataaatggACAGGATTCAGATGGTTAGAGCAGCTCTCTTTAAGTATTTAATGCTGGAACAACCTGTCACACATGGCCCTACAGGTGCCCAGGTGAACAGTGCAGAGAGGAAGCTGCAGACAGCAAAAAGCAAATGTCTGGGAAGATTTGTGATGGAATTTCAGGTTAATAGGGTGAGTTTCACTGGGAGACTGAAAGGCTGCAGAGCACTGACCCAGAGCAGTGAAGCCACACACAGCTGAAGAGAAAAGCActgggacatggtttagtagTTGTCAATTCCAAACATTTAATGGAACATGGGTTCACTAGAGCCAGTCTGGAATCAGGGTATTTCAGGTCATTCAAGAAAATCCAAAACCTTAATgcacttttttggtttttttgcttaaGCAAGGCATGAAAACCAGGTATCACAGCAACCAGACACTAAATAGTTcccacaaaaatatttaatttccacAGTATTTTCTTTCAATATCTTTAGTGAATTCTGCAGAACTTTACAGGAGACAGTACTTAATGCAATATACAGAATAACAGGATCGGCCTGAAcaacttcttcttttttttttcccccaactctGCCCCCCTGTTTAATTCTCCTGGTCACTCTGTCATTACTGCACGGTTGTCCTTTTTCACATGAACATTTCCATGTGGAAAGTGGAATTTCAGAATGTTCAGCACTGCACCCCCCGCAGGATACAATGCCTGGGGTAACTGGACATGAG
This is a stretch of genomic DNA from Aphelocoma coerulescens isolate FSJ_1873_10779 chromosome 24, UR_Acoe_1.0, whole genome shotgun sequence. It encodes these proteins:
- the NKAPD1 gene encoding uncharacterized protein NKAPD1, whose product is MSRVPVGKVLLRNVIRHTGAHNKLQEETEMWKIREWEKQTEETYWKRQSRMLSDTSSSRMRSDGFDEEGHRADWKTRNPQFLDLVEDDLLRARSWNKKLYECEANMPDRWGHSGYKELYPEEFDTDSDQQEDEQNAVNGKKRSHLGKQTARESHKRKKTKKSHKKKQKKRSHKKRKKKKKEQGRTSTDSSRVESEGSGEETPSTWKGKHKRKKKPRKVPAKEPTSSSGQESDFSHASSSSTSSSEDTESEGKKEKRPPRKRKKCPSSVPERQSEVPEKRSKRKNWKVAGDEKSEDSSDED